Sequence from the Mauremys mutica isolate MM-2020 ecotype Southern chromosome 2, ASM2049712v1, whole genome shotgun sequence genome:
GGTGTGGCAGCCAAATCACGTCAGGTTAAGATTCCCGGTGAAGCCCAGCTCTTGCAGGCTGACTAACTGTCCTGATCCGGCTGCACCGTCTTCTTCCTCGCCCGGCCCCGCACCAGCCTGGAAGAGCCCTGCAAAGGAGAAGCAAGTCAGGCCTCCTTCGATGCACCTGCCCCACCAATGTCGCTCCGTTAACTCCCTTCTCCCAAGGCGGCTCCATGTGCTGAGCTGCCCCCCAAGCAGCCAGGGTGCCCTTTAGAAGTGATGATGGTGGAAACAGAGGCTTccacctttcccccccacccgaGGGCACAACCCTCCCCAGCACCAAAGCCCAGGGGCAGACACTGGCACAGCTCCCGGCCCATGGGTCTCCCAGGACAGCAAGGCTGGTGCATCAAGGCAGGACACAGCCTGCCTGAATCGTCACCTCTTTGACTTGGGGTCTCTTCTTCACGACGCGCAGGCTCTGGCTCCTGGAGATTGTTTTGGACAGCGCGAAGTCCCGGCTGCGGGGAAGAGCCTTGGGAGAGATCTGGGAGTCCGACCAGCACTCCTCTTCCTCCGTGTCACTCTCATGCCCAGGCTGCCGGCCGGCCGAGGCAGTTCTGTAACCTTTTGGGTGCGCGGGAGCGGGGGAAAGAAAGCCCAGTGCCGGATCAGTGCATGGCACAGGGGTGGACTGGATCCCTGCTGTGGCCCTTGGCACATGCCCATCTCTTTAGAAGCCAAGTGCCACGCTGCCAAGAGGGCAGGCTTTGAACCCTCCACTGCCTTTCGCAATGTTCTCTTGCCACAGCTGCAAATTAGCAGAGGCTGTTTCTGAACCAGGATCGCTCCAAGTCCCTCTGCCTGCCATGAGCACAGATGTGTAATTGGGGCTTTGGAAAGCCAAAGTCAGGGAGAAAAACAGAGCGCTCTGGTTGCTATGCTGAGCACTGGGCAGGAGGAGCCTTTCAGAGAGATTCCTCCTTTCCTCCCTTAACACCTTCAGTTTGTGCCAATGTGATGTTGTTAACTCTcagctcttatctagcacttcTCATCcctaaatctcaaagcactttacaaaaggaggACATTACCattatcccccattttacagatgggaaactgaggcacagaggtgcagTGAATTGCCCCAGGTCACATAGCAGGCcagcagaacccaggtctccggaGTCCCAGTGTGGTGCTTTATCCACTAAGCTATACTGCCTTCCAGCAATGAGGCAATGCTGTCTCCCTTATGGGCTTCAGTTTTTGCTCTTCTCTAGCACCTTCTGTCAGAGCACCGCAGAGTGCTTTACTGACACCAAGTAACTTGGGGAGCCATCctccaggtggggaaactgaggctggcaGACACCAGGAGCGACTCACCCAGTACCACGatgccaggaataaaacccagtttTCCCGACTCAGTCCCAGGCCTCGCCCTGAGCCATCTGCCCTTCCTCTACCCACCGGCCCTGCAGAGGTGCTCCCACACCCCATACATGCAGCAAGCACGTTCTACACAGGAGCtggtctgcccccttccagccaGCGCCAGTGCCGCACCATTCGGACCAGCTCTGGAATCCTTCTCACCCCAAATCCTGTACACAGGGTCCATCTCCCACAAGGCTTTCTAAGTCGCACCTTCCCTCTTTCCAGTTTAGGAGTTGCTGGAGGCCAGCCTGACCCCCAACATTAGCAGCATTGCTGCCGGAGGGGAGTTTGGCCACAAACccaccctgcctcctcctccaagtgtggagcagctcccctcctgcccagacaTGCAGCCCTCCCCTTGCCAGCCTGATCCCAGTGCCCCTTTGGAGGTGAAGCCTCAGACAGTCCTTGGGCCCAGTTCCTCAGCAgagtcctggccccagccccaccacccccCATCTCCATCTCTCAGTGGCCAGGGAagtctccccagcccagccccagatccGAAGGAGGTAGCCAGCACCCAGTGAGTTATGGGGTCCAGAGAGAACTAAGCTGCACTTCCGTTAGAGCTTTTACAAACCCTAGATCCCCAGGACctagtcccctcccctcccctccccgctcttGCCTCTCACCTATCGGCCGCCTCCTCAtctcctgctcctccaggtacAAGGGGTCTTCGTAGTGCACGGGGGCGTCGTCAGGGATGGCACGCAGGTCCTGCATGCTGAAGCTGCGCAGACGCCCGGCCAGGGCTCCCTGGCTCTGTCAGGCAAATGAGATGGGGGAGATGGAGAGAGACCAGGTCAGGGACACCCTGAGTCAAAGTCAGACACTGGGCTGCAGTAGCAGCTTGGAGCACCTAGATCTGCTGCCGCAACACTCAGGTGAGGAGCAGCAAGGGGTTAGTCGCACCATGGCCAGGTGACTCCTGCAGAGAACGGAGCCTCGGGGAAAGCTTCATGCAAAGTACTGCCCCGTGGGGGCTAACACAGCTGGGACAGTCCATAACTCCAGTGGGTTGTTGGGTGGGGGTGGTTCACACCACTTAACAGAGGTCAGGTTGGCATTTACCACGTAAACACACGCACTTAAGTGACATCTCACCTAGAGATCTCAAAACGCTTTACCAGGCGGGTGCCTGCTGGGTAGACAGGGACCCAGGCACAGAATAGAGGGAACTTGCAGccagtcaggaacagaacccagtccTGGGTGCTAGCCCCCTGGCAGCACGGCTTGCTTTGAAACACCCAGCTCCTGGGCAGCCAAGCCTGATTATTTCCTCTGATTTTTTCACTTGGTAGGAGGCCTCTTAGCAGGATGTTACTTGCCTCtgacactgggggtggggaaggttaTGGGAGAGCTCAGTGGAATCCAGCTTAATAAGCACCTGGTAAACAGGAAAAACAGGCAAAGCCGCATCTGTGTGAGaggtgcagagagggggcagcATGCTGGTCCAAGGAGAGCAGCAGCATTACCTCTGGAGGGGCAGTGAGCAGTGACTGTGGGGTTAAACCTAACCTCAAAGCCATGGTAAACTAACAGTAACCTGGGCATACATCTGGAACGCTAGGGCTGCGAGCTGCCAGGATGTGTAGGTGCCACACAGCAGCCCCAAGCACCCGGTCCACGCCCTGGCACAATCTCACTGGCATCTGCCAGCTCTGCTGATTTTTTACTGGGATGTTCCATGGCCATAACAGCCTCCCAAATCACCCAGGGAGATCAGGTACCTTGGCCGCAGCTTGGACGGCAGCTGTGGCTGCAATGTTGAGGCTCTTCTTGCCAAAGTTCACCATAGTCTCGTACCCGCGCTCCTTGGCCTGGGTGATGTACAGGTCGATTTCCTGCAGAGACATAGCACAGTGAGCATTCCCAGAGGCCAGGCCCAGGTCCAAATCCCACCTTGGGAAGGAAGAAGAGGAATCTACCTGCTCCAAGACACAAGGGTACTAGGAACCCCACACAGCTGTGCCAGCGGAGAGGCCTGAGCCAATGCCCACCTGGCCTTGGGAGCGCTGTACCCCTTAAATTCAACTGCAGCACTACCCTGTTCCAGCCAGGGTCTCGCCTTGCCATCCTACCCTGCACACTGCTTTGTTTGGGAGGAGTTATTGAACTATGAGCCTCACAGGGCCATGTCTTCCACTCATGCAGAACTGGCTCCTTCCGATGCAGGTGACAGAGATACAGAGTCCATGCAACTATACCCCTACACCGAGAACCATGCAGGAATCCTGCACACAGCCCTGTTACTGCTCCCCCCAACACACGCCCCACCTCGCTAGTGGGAAGTTCAGGGTCCTAGGAAGTCTTAGGAAGTCGAATAAAAGCCCCCCACCAAGGAACTGACCTTTAAATGGATTTAAAGGGAGTTCAGCAGGTCAGGCAGaggagcattggcagagctgtgtgggggaaGCCCAGGACTGTAATAACAGGCAGTGCtacagggcaggactgagggacaACAGCAGAGATTTTAAGATCAAGaccagatgatttttttttttttattaaataaagaaaaagttCTAGCTCAACCACAAGGTATGTGCTGGATGCAGGAAGTCCTGTGGGAGGTTCACTAGCCTGTACTATCCTGTACTATGAAGGAAGTCAGAGTAGATGGTCAGAATGACCTCTGctggcttttaaaaacaaaactatggCTGGGGCTCTGAATTGTAATAGTGAGGGGgatgtgggtcaggattgaggggttTTGGGAGAACAGGGTGCAGAAAGGCTGCACAGCACCTGCCTCCATTCTGATCAGCACGGCCAGCCAGCCCCTCACTTTAAGCGCTAACAATGCAGCTACCTGAGGGAGGGATGGCGGCTTTGCTGAATCCCAGAAGCAAGGCGAGAGCGTGGGGACAAGTGACCCGTTACCTTCTCTCTGCGGGACAGCGTGGGGTGCACGAACTTCCGGTAGAGCAGGCTGGCTCCCTTGGTGTAGGGGGAAAGCAGCCACACGACAAATGCCATCTTGATCTCATAGTAGAAGGGAAACCTGCCAGATTGAGAATGCAGCAGTGAGAGGGTACCCGGGGCCCTCAGAGCCCAACACCTCATACTTCTGCCATTCATCCTCATGGCGAGATGGCTTAATGCCGAGCAACTCGGCAGCTGCAACCCCGATTGCTCCTGTCCACCAAGAGGGGGAGTGGGGAATTTCAGGGAGCTTTCTGCTTCTGGACTGAAAGGAtagctgctccccagccccagcctgcaatCAGGCCCAGCGAGTCCCCAGTGGGCATCACATGGAATGGGCATGAAGGGAGAGGGTCAATCAATTCCACCCTTGCTAAAGCAGGACAGACGGGAGCTTGGAAGCCCACAGGGTAGTGGCAAACATGCAGGAGATTCAGATGGACAGATGGACAACTGGGATGGCATGGAGGGAGttgttccttcccttcccctccccttggcATGGGGCAATGGATCAAAGGGCACTTGCAGACCCTCCAAGGCCACGTCCCAGGACAGAAACTAGGATATGAGTGGGCAGACAAACAGCTATGGGTAAGAGAAGCCATAAACCCATCCCACCTCCCTACAGCGGATGGCTAGGCTCAGGCATGCTCCAAGTGACATCACTCTGAAGCATCAGTCCCTTGTATAGAGTATGGCCCTGCAGTGGGCTCTGTACGGTCCAGAGGGCCTCCTGCAGGAAAGCCACCCATGCCCACCAGGAGAGGGCCCTCAAGGCTGGTGCCCTACCAGGAAACGAATGTATCCGTGAGGGTCTCTGTAGCCATGAAGAGCGCAAACACAATCCAGTACATCATCCAGCGGACCTGAAGGGACAGGGGGAGCAGGTTAGCCAGCATGGACCGTGAGAGCCTTCCCCTTGCATATACCCATGCCAGCCTGCAGGGCTCAGAGtcagcagaggaggggagggaagggctgCCATGCAAGCCCTGGGGTAGCCCTACCTGCCCTTCACAAAAGGGGTAGGGCCCTTCACCTGCTATTAGCCCTCAGGTCCAAGCCCCCAGACACATTTCTTCACCCCTGCAGTGATCAGAGTGCCAGTCTGATGCTGGAGGGGGCATAGCTTTTACAGCAGAATCACATACCAGCCCTTGAGTTTAGGGCCATGGGAATTTAATCCCTTTGGAAAAAAACATGCCTGGTGCCTCACACACGAGTTCATCCTCACCGCCCACAGGGTCAGCCTGGGTCACCATCCCCACAGCAGAGGTGGGAGACAGGCACACAGCATGGGGATCAGAGCCCCGGCACTCAGCCTCTCCACACTCAACCCTGCTCCCAGCAAACTGATCGTGCACCCCCACCACTGCCCTCTTGTGCCCAgcctcaggggggcagggaaatcAGCCCTGCTGCTTCCAGGTCTGGCGcaacgccccccccaccccccaggtaatCTGCCTCCCTGGTCTCTTCCCTAGGGTCACCTCCCCACCAGGTCCCCTGTGCCTGGACACAAAATAACTCACAGAAGCCTCCCCAGAGCGGACTCCACACTCCTCATACTCACGTATTCCCGGATGTTCTTGGTTTTCACTGCCTTGTAGGAGGCATAGGCCGGATAGAGCATCCCGAACACCAGCCTGTAACAGAGAGAGGGGGTGAGAAAGGCTGGCCACCATAAGTAGAGCAGGGCCAGCAGAGAGAAGCAGCATTGCCTGGCTCTGCTCCGCAGCTTTGCCTTCACGGCCTCCAGCACCATGCTGCCCCGGTGCCTCTGCCCAGGGAACGTTCACTCCTCTCCCTCTGGAGCAGCAGTGAGATGAGATGGCAGCTGACTGGCAGCAAGAAAGATGCAGGGGGACGGACTCAGGGGTGGTACCGGGAGGGAAAGTAGAGCCTGTATCCAGGCCAGCTCCCTGTGACACAGGGCCACCTCCCAAGCACCCCAGGCAGGCAGAGCGCCTGAACCCCGTGACAGATACCAGCCAAGCCAGTAATTAGCCAGAGCGGCACAACTTCCTCAGAGCCTGCAGGTGATCCTGAGCGGGGAACAGCTATTAGCACTGACAGGTCAGGATACTCCACATCCTGCCCACGCGCACCAGCCCTCCCCAGGTCACTCCATTTCACAGACACCTCACGGCAGTGGAGACAAAGAACCAAGCCGACAGGAGAGCTCAGGTAAATCCAGCATGACAGGCAACTGCCCTGACCGGGGCTGCAGTGTGTTCAGGATTTAAGCCCTTTTTCTGAGCTGGTGGCAGGTTGTTCTGTAGCATGGTTCTACCTCTGCTACCCTTCAACCTGGGTCACGTCCTGCCCCCCTCCAAGCACCCTTTAATGGGGAGTCTGATTTCAGGTCCTATTTCCCTGACACACCCTAGAGTTTGGAGGCAGGAGCAGGAAGTGTATCAGTCTCATCCATAGCATCATCCCTCTGGACTGCATTCCCCTCCCTGCTATCAGTCTGACGGCACCTGTGAGCGCACACCTGGAGCATGGCTAGGTAACGTGCCTGGGCTGCCACACCGGCTCCTGGTTACACAAGCCAAGCCAGTCCAACGGGCTGTTACTAAATCACAGGATGGCAACAGGCTGCACTTCCTCACCAGAACTGGTTACCAACAGGTTCCAAcacactgtgggggaggggagggacactGCCAGAGCCGgcccgtggggcagggcctggcccccGGGGAACCTGGCCCTGCTGCCAGAAGTGCTcgagtggagagggacaggtgggagcagggcacagggagagagggggagcaaGGAGATGGAGGGCTCCTGTAATGCGGCTGcagtgagcaacagcagagtctgcACGAGGCTGCAGAGCCATGTGGGCAGCATGAATCAGCCTGAGAGAACAgcaccagccagcccccccagcagTAGCTGCACTTCTCCCAGTTATTCCCATGTGTCACGTTCAgattaaatttatttaaaaaaatccaaacacatAGATGATGTCATCCCGAACCCAGCCCCCGCTGCATTGCATTCCTGCCACCACCAACTGAATCCCCTGCACCCTCTTCCGAGCCAACACCAAGGCCTAAGATTCCCCCATACAATCAGCAGGTACCTCTCCGAGTCCAGGCACATGCACGTCTGGCCTCTGCTGCTTCACCCAGATGGCACTGGAGCCAGAGATAGCAACTGAAGGGCTGGAAGCGTGCTGGGTTACCCATGGGGCTCCGAAGATTTAAAGTGCCATAAACACGGATTGTTAAGGATGCGTCAGGATGACCGGGATTCCAGGTGTAACGGGCGATGGGGAGTCTGGTCTGCAGTACACTGCCAATGCTGCCTTATTGGGCAGGTACCAGCCATTCATCTGTAGATCTCCCAGTACTTTAACAAACCAGGTCGGTAACAttgaccccgcccccccaattttatagatggggaaactgaggcacagggaggtgaagcgATTTGCCCTgggtcatccagcaggccagcggcagagctgagaacagagccCAAGTCTCCCGGGTCATAGTCCAGAGCTCTGTCCGCTAGCGTAAGGGCATAGGAGCCCCAGCCCAAACCGCTTTGCTAGACTCAGTCCATAGCAAAATGGGGTGCGTGCAAGCCCAGCCAGAATGCACTGGCTTCTCCATGCCAGCCCACCAGGGCAGATATGCTTAGCTCTGAAAGCTTGGCTCCCAGGCAGAGAGGGCCCCTTGCCTACACCCAGGTAACCAAATAGAAATACAGGCTGTATCCCAGCTTTGCTCTCCTACGCTGGCCCCACACAACCACATTTGAGAACCTGGCTTTAGCCCGGCTAGAGGTGGAGGCTAGGAGGTAGCCCACACTGGCAAGAAAAAACACATTACTACACAGGTTGGCCACAGCCCTATTTAGACATGTTTACTCCTGCAGCCTATCTAGAGCTGCAGACCAGCCAGTCCACGTTCTGGAGCTGACTGCCACCACATCACCTATAGCAGAGAGATGGGAAGGCCACAGTAAAACCATCCCCCAGCCCCGCTTTGGGAAGTCACTGCACAGGCTACCTCCCACTCGGGGCAAGCGACAGGTATACATCCGGGCCCAGCACTCCCCACCCAGAGTCAACCCCAGCTGTGATGCACAATGAGGCAGGTCATTAACAGAGAGGGCCCCACCAGCAATGGCTCTTCAGGGAGGTGACTCTCTCCTCTATCCCCACCCTCCCTGAACATAGTATTCTGCAAACGCTACAGCCTCCCTCGCCTTAAGGGCAAACTCAGAGCTACCAGCCCTCTGCTGTCTGTCCTTGCAGGGTCCCCGGCCCACAGTGTCCGGGTTACACATTAACACGCAACCGTCACAAAGCTGTGAGCAGGGGAGCAAAACCAGGCCAAGTGGCAGTAGTCAAGCAGCTTCCCCCACGCTCAGGAAACTGCAGCTCTATGCCCTGCGTCTTGGGTACAGGGGTGCACAAGTTCTTCCCAGGGTCACTATTACTGTCTCCCAGGGTGGATAAAagccaatgatttaaaaaataatgaaaagaaatccgatttttttatttaaatcggatttttttgataaaatgctttttgaggaaaaacctatctaaaaatagtgttaattaagatacattatagctcaaagatgtCTCATACTATCGAATtcgaatttataatccctattccatgatgagataatatattcatgtaatgtttacaaaacttttcttaaacgaGTTCCAATAgctcatggattagggacccaatcttttGAGGTTCCAgcggcttctgtatagattatttaggttaatctttctatctacccaatgggactctgtgctcagtctagaagataccatcagagatgcttggttttgcagttctcaaactgtggatttgtgtctccagaggtaacatgcttgtttacagcaaaaatgtttttaaataaattatatagagaggtgagaaataactgccctcaaccctattgtccctctgcaaatttgtgtacagtcAGTCCCTTACCTcgctctaaaagtgcaaagtttccaAAAGTTCAATgactagaagattgttgggggggggcacagatctggacaaggagaagaagtctggagataaataggagaagggagggacaggcagtagaaacaaaagtgaaactgttttaacagcatattccagaagtcttgaggtctgagtgtagccttcattgatttgagatctaccataccatcctctcactagaagggaaaatttataatggcagcaggccgtaaaagagacccagtttgaaaatattttaatgaagttcctctacctgcgggtaagacaggcatgcgtacaaaatgcaaacagtgcaacaaagtaATGCAAGGCCTGATTGCCTGATTCTCACATCATGAGAAGTgctccttctcaggaggaagctgtgttGAAGACGAAAGgcacatgtctgaacatgcaggatcttcaggttggtaacaaccaacaagaatgcactcttatgtagaaatccatgattaaatcgagtcttcctgaccagtgatttaaatcaaatccacacTGCTGTCTCCTACACAAGAGTTCACAGCCACAGATGTAGCTGCACCAGCGCCCCGCACCCACCACGTGCAGCTACACTAGAGGT
This genomic interval carries:
- the LOC123365331 gene encoding receptor expression-enhancing protein 4-like, which gives rise to MVSWIICRVVVLVFGMLYPAYASYKAVKTKNIREYVRWMMYWIVFALFMATETLTDTFVSWFPFYYEIKMAFVVWLLSPYTKGASLLYRKFVHPTLSRREKEIDLYITQAKERGYETMVNFGKKSLNIAATAAVQAAAKSQGALAGRLRSFSMQDLRAIPDDAPVHYEDPLYLEEQEMRRRPIGYRTASAGRQPGHESDTEEEECWSDSQISPKALPRSRDFALSKTISRSQSLRVVKKRPQVKEGSSRLVRGRARKKTVQPDQDS